From the Sphingomonas sabuli genome, the window TCGAGACATAGCCGATGCGCCGTTCCTTCCAGTCGGCGGGCAGCGCGTGGAGGGCGAGCAGCGTCGGCACCACGCGCACCGCCTCGCTGGCGGCAAGTGCCTTGGCGCAGCGCATAAGCCGCAGTTCGCTGTCGACGTCGAGGCCGTAACCCGACTTGATTTCGACGGTGGTGACGCCGCCCTTCATCAGCGCGTCGAGGCGCATCGCGGCGGTCGCCAGCAACTCGCCCTCGGACGCTTCGCGCGTCCGTTTCACCGTCGACACGATGCCGCCGCCGGCCTCGGCGATTTCGGCATAGGTGGCGCCGGCACGGCGCATCGCATGTTCGTCCGCGCGATTGCCGCCGAAGATGAGGTGGGTGTGACAGTCGATCAGGCCCGGCGTGACCCAGGCGCCGCCAAGGGGCACCACTTCACGGGCGCGGTTGCCGGCCAGTTCGGTACGACGGCCGGCGCGGACGATCCGCCCGTCTTGGATCGCGATGGCGCCGTCCTCGATGATCCCGAGCGGATTGTCAGGGGCCGCTTCCATCGTCGCGACGCGGCAGTCGACTAGCAATCGGTCCCACATGATTTGCCCTTAGGCGAGCCGGGTTGCTACCGCAAAGCCATGACCGACTGGCCCAACCTTGCCGAACTGCTGCTGACCGAAGACGCCGCGGTTCCCATCGCCCTTGTCGGAGCGCCGCTGGCCGCGGGCTCCGTCACCCCCGGCGCCTGTGACCGGGCGCCCGCGCTGCTGCGCGAGACGTTGCGGCGGATCGGCCGCTACGACGTCGAGATCGGGCGGTCGATCTTCACCCCCGTCCGCGATCGCGGCGATGTCGCGCTGGACGGGCTGAGTATTGAGGAAGCGACCGGGCCCATTCGCGACGCCATCGCGCAAAGCGTCGGCGCGCATGCGCTGACCCTCGTCGCTGGCGGAAACAACGCGGTGACTCGCCCGGCCGCACTCGCCCTTGGCCTGCCGCTGGAAAAGGTCGGGCTGATAACGCTGGACGCACATTTCGACATGCGTGGCCTCGACGATGGCCTGAGCAACGGCAACCCGGTGCGCGCATTGATGAACGACGGGCTGCCAGGGAAGAACATCGCGCAGATCGGCCTCGCCAGCTTCGCCAACACCGCGCAGATGCACCGCGACGCGCTGGCCGCCGGCAATCGCGTCATCAGCGTCGAGGAAGTGCGCCGCGACGGCATCCGCGCTGCCGTCAAGCAGGCGATCGGCCACACTGCCCATTGCGCCGCTTTGGTCATTGATTGCGACATTGACGTGATCGACCGCGCGCAAATGCCGGGCGCTCCGGGCGCGCGCCCGGGCGGCATGCATGTCGCCGATTTCTTCTGGGCAGTGCGGACCCTGGCCAGCCAGCATGCGACCAAGGTCATCGACCTGACCGAATGGGACCCGTCGCTCGACCCGACCGACCTCAGCGCGCTTACCGCCGCGCGCTGGGTCGCCGAATGCATCGCCGGGTTCGAGTCGCGCTAAGCGTCCGCCTTGCGCCGGCCGAGGTCGGACAGGGTGCGAAAGGTGATCGAGAAGCGCAGGCTGTCGCCGGGCACGATGCTATGTTCCCAGTCGTGCCGGGCTTCGCCGGACAGCACGTAAGCCGACCGCGGATCGACCGGCACATTGGCGCGGTCGAAGCCGCCGGGCCGGCGCCTGCGAAAGCGAAGGACGGCGGGCGCGCCGAGCGAAATGCCGATCACTTTTTCAAAGATGGGCCGATCGCGGTGCCAGCCGATGCCGGCGCCGGGATCGTAGCGAACGAGGAGGACGTGGACGATCTCGTCACGCGCGACCCCGGCGAATCCGGCCGCCCGCATGCGCAGCGGTTGCAACCATTCCGGAATTGGCTCGGCCGGCGCAAAGCTGCGGTCGTCGAAATCGTACCGCCAGCCGTAGGTGCGGGTCAGCCGCTTGCCGGTCCACCCCTGGAAGCGAAACGGATCGAGCGCCTCGCCTTCGAGGTGCTGGACCAGCGATGCGGC encodes:
- a CDS encoding alpha-ketoglutarate-dependent dioxygenase AlkB, which translates into the protein MTADLFGAPPIAGLAYRPDFVDADDAASLVQHLEGEALDPFRFQGWTGKRLTRTYGWRYDFDDRSFAPAEPIPEWLQPLRMRAAGFAGVARDEIVHVLLVRYDPGAGIGWHRDRPIFEKVIGISLGAPAVLRFRRRRPGGFDRANVPVDPRSAYVLSGEARHDWEHSIVPGDSLRFSITFRTLSDLGRRKADA
- a CDS encoding arginase family protein, with translation MTDWPNLAELLLTEDAAVPIALVGAPLAAGSVTPGACDRAPALLRETLRRIGRYDVEIGRSIFTPVRDRGDVALDGLSIEEATGPIRDAIAQSVGAHALTLVAGGNNAVTRPAALALGLPLEKVGLITLDAHFDMRGLDDGLSNGNPVRALMNDGLPGKNIAQIGLASFANTAQMHRDALAAGNRVISVEEVRRDGIRAAVKQAIGHTAHCAALVIDCDIDVIDRAQMPGAPGARPGGMHVADFFWAVRTLASQHATKVIDLTEWDPSLDPTDLSALTAARWVAECIAGFESR